From a single Alkalihalophilus pseudofirmus genomic region:
- a CDS encoding DUF2759 domain-containing protein, protein MFLAITFLLVAILSAVGIVREMRRKNFFAVGFAALSLAVFGWFSVMTIISIIAGGGATA, encoded by the coding sequence ATGTTTCTAGCAATTACATTTCTATTAGTAGCGATTTTATCTGCAGTTGGCATCGTTCGTGAAATGCGTAGAAAAAATTTCTTCGCAGTTGGGTTTGCGGCATTGTCGCTTGCTGTTTTTGGCTGGTTCTCAGTCATGACTATTATTTCAATCATCGCTGGCGGCGGTGCAACAGCTTAA
- a CDS encoding MBL fold metallo-hydrolase, producing MNWTQIPLGPLQTNAYVLMNEKKEAVIFDPGGNGPEFIKWLNDQQISPIAILLTHAHFDHIGAVDEVREAFNCPVYIHEAEKDWLSDAAKNGSGRFLGNASITARAADEIIQEEKTIQLGSFSFDILYTPGHSPGSVSYYSATEGVVFSGDALFKQSIGRTDLPGGDHNLLLKSIHSKLLELPEETIVASGHGPVTTIGEEMDGNPFLSGF from the coding sequence ATGAACTGGACTCAAATTCCGTTAGGGCCTTTGCAGACAAATGCCTATGTATTAATGAACGAAAAAAAGGAAGCTGTGATTTTTGATCCCGGCGGCAATGGACCGGAATTCATTAAATGGCTAAACGATCAACAGATTAGTCCGATTGCTATTTTATTAACTCACGCCCACTTTGACCATATTGGTGCCGTAGATGAAGTAAGAGAGGCTTTTAATTGCCCTGTATATATTCATGAAGCTGAAAAGGATTGGCTCTCTGATGCAGCTAAAAATGGATCAGGCCGTTTTTTAGGAAATGCTTCAATTACAGCCCGTGCAGCTGATGAGATCATTCAAGAAGAAAAAACCATTCAGCTCGGCTCTTTTTCATTCGATATTCTCTATACACCAGGCCATTCACCAGGAAGTGTTTCTTATTATTCAGCAACCGAAGGGGTAGTATTCTCTGGAGATGCTCTCTTTAAGCAAAGCATTGGACGCACAGATCTTCCAGGAGGAGATCATAACCTTTTGCTAAAAAGCATTCATTCGAAGCTGTTAGAACTTCCTGAGGAAACCATTGTAGCATCAGGCCATGGACCTGTAACGACAATTGGCGAAGAAATGGATGGAAATCCTTTCTTATCAGGGTTTTAA
- a CDS encoding YqhG family protein, which yields MQQQQIHNFLERYFEANDSPVLENTPAYLTVQLSIELDKLLMNRPFYWHYLEKTGGTPNPMKITFITDKANAPDDLRGQPIHYGSPRLHQLFKSTRTLGGFIRLYEQVATNGHASTPLQPWLCLNVKVSFQCDRKKDVILSLGLNLIHGQIVPGFFDSIEGKILKSSIPDFCFTLSPLITPKSGIVRLQKMVQTYAENEDSTWAREAIKRWENDLALLEHFYEEYEDKPESYELEKQALAEQYEPKIHVDVINGGIFYLQQQVFH from the coding sequence GTGCAACAGCAACAAATTCATAATTTCTTAGAGCGCTATTTCGAAGCAAATGATAGTCCTGTTCTTGAGAATACACCTGCCTATCTAACGGTTCAATTATCGATTGAGCTTGATAAACTATTAATGAACAGGCCCTTTTATTGGCACTACCTTGAGAAGACTGGCGGTACGCCTAACCCAATGAAAATCACCTTTATTACGGATAAAGCTAATGCACCGGATGACTTGCGAGGACAGCCCATCCATTATGGCTCCCCACGCCTGCATCAGCTATTTAAGTCAACAAGGACGCTTGGCGGATTTATTAGATTATATGAACAAGTTGCCACAAATGGTCATGCTTCCACTCCCCTGCAGCCTTGGTTGTGTTTAAATGTAAAAGTGTCTTTTCAATGCGATCGTAAAAAAGACGTTATCTTATCGCTTGGGTTGAATTTAATTCACGGTCAGATTGTGCCGGGGTTTTTTGATTCAATCGAAGGCAAAATATTAAAATCTTCCATTCCCGATTTCTGTTTCACGTTATCTCCTTTGATTACGCCTAAAAGCGGAATCGTGAGACTACAGAAAATGGTGCAGACCTATGCCGAAAACGAAGATTCTACCTGGGCTCGCGAAGCAATAAAAAGATGGGAAAACGACTTAGCTCTCCTAGAGCATTTTTATGAGGAATATGAAGACAAGCCAGAGAGTTATGAGTTAGAAAAGCAAGCCCTTGCCGAACAATATGAACCTAAAATCCATGTAGATGTGATAAATGGCGGCATCTTTTATTTACAGCAGCAGGTTTTCCACTAA
- a CDS encoding DEAD/DEAH box helicase, whose product MKINIHFDHSWQDQFLERLDQDGPFASYELARLAYEAEEHQSIPAFQGLIAPNHLPQLDPFPHQIEVANTVIEQMNGKAILADEVGLGKTIEAGLILKEYMIRGLVKKALILVPASLVSQWAIELNTKFHIPATPQRKTYVWEQCDVVVASIDTAKRQPHRDIVMNQSYDLIIIDEAHKLKNPKTKNYEFIRNLKKKFCLLLTATPVQNKLEEIFNLVSLLKPGHLGDISSFEKEFRSNKRSPKNDEKLRELVSKVMVRNRREETGIQWTKRVVETVPITFSPKEREFYDALQTLKGDSSHFSLITLQREICSSREAAFMTLKNMIEKAQKDGRTLPQAEKLLHMIGGIDGHAKAEKALELVKKINDKVIIFTEYRATQLYLQWYLKQNGISSVPFRGGFKRGKKDWMRQLFESHAQVLIATEAGGEGINLQFCSHIINFDLPWNPMRIEQRIGRIHRLGQKNDVHIYNFAVEDTVEQHILKLLYEKIHLFESVIGELDEILTKIDLTSIEEHVKDIIVQSESDGEVKIKLDHLAAIMNEAQSMRTNEEEGELGATATNS is encoded by the coding sequence ATGAAAATAAACATACATTTTGATCACAGTTGGCAGGATCAATTCCTTGAGCGCTTGGATCAAGACGGTCCTTTTGCAAGTTATGAATTAGCACGTCTTGCTTATGAGGCTGAAGAGCATCAATCGATCCCAGCATTTCAAGGCTTAATTGCTCCAAATCACCTCCCGCAGCTTGATCCATTTCCTCATCAAATTGAAGTGGCGAATACCGTGATAGAGCAGATGAACGGCAAAGCTATTTTAGCTGACGAGGTGGGGCTTGGCAAAACCATTGAAGCAGGTCTCATATTGAAAGAATACATGATTCGCGGTCTTGTAAAAAAAGCATTAATACTCGTCCCTGCCTCCCTTGTGTCACAGTGGGCGATCGAATTAAATACTAAATTTCATATCCCTGCAACTCCGCAGCGTAAAACCTATGTGTGGGAACAATGTGACGTTGTTGTCGCATCGATTGATACAGCAAAAAGACAGCCGCACCGTGACATTGTCATGAATCAATCCTATGATTTAATAATTATTGATGAAGCACATAAGTTAAAAAATCCAAAAACGAAAAATTACGAATTTATCCGAAACCTTAAAAAGAAGTTTTGTTTATTGTTAACGGCTACTCCTGTTCAAAACAAACTAGAAGAAATCTTTAACTTAGTCTCTCTATTAAAACCAGGCCATCTAGGAGACATATCAAGTTTTGAAAAAGAATTCAGATCAAATAAACGGTCACCAAAAAATGATGAGAAATTAAGAGAGCTTGTCAGTAAGGTCATGGTCAGAAATAGAAGAGAAGAAACAGGCATTCAATGGACAAAGCGGGTGGTTGAAACGGTGCCGATCACTTTCAGTCCAAAAGAGCGAGAATTCTATGATGCTCTTCAAACGCTTAAAGGGGATTCAAGTCATTTCTCTCTCATTACTTTGCAGCGTGAAATCTGTTCAAGCCGTGAAGCAGCTTTTATGACGTTAAAAAACATGATTGAAAAAGCACAAAAAGACGGACGCACCCTCCCACAAGCTGAAAAACTGCTTCACATGATCGGCGGTATTGATGGTCACGCCAAAGCAGAAAAAGCATTAGAGCTTGTAAAGAAAATCAATGATAAAGTGATTATATTTACTGAATACAGAGCAACGCAGCTCTATCTTCAATGGTATTTAAAACAAAACGGCATCTCTTCTGTCCCTTTTCGAGGCGGCTTTAAGCGCGGAAAGAAGGATTGGATGAGACAGCTGTTTGAGTCCCATGCTCAAGTTCTTATCGCCACAGAAGCAGGAGGAGAAGGAATTAACCTGCAATTCTGCAGCCATATTATTAACTTCGACCTCCCATGGAATCCAATGCGCATTGAACAGCGAATCGGACGTATTCATCGCTTAGGGCAAAAAAATGATGTTCATATTTATAATTTCGCGGTGGAGGATACGGTAGAGCAGCATATTCTTAAGTTACTCTATGAAAAGATTCATCTATTTGAATCAGTTATTGGTGAACTTGATGAAATCTTAACCAAAATAGACCTCACTTCAATAGAGGAACATGTTAAAGACATTATTGTTCAATCTGAATCAGATGGTGAAGTGAAAATTAAACTTGACCATCTTGCAGCCATTATGAATGAAGCACAATCTATGAGAACAAACGAAGAGGAAGGTGAATTAGGTGCAACAGCAACAAATTCATAA